One genomic region from Accipiter gentilis chromosome Z, bAccGen1.1, whole genome shotgun sequence encodes:
- the ST8SIA3 gene encoding sia-alpha-2,3-Gal-beta-1,4-GlcNAc-R:alpha 2,8-sialyltransferase isoform X1, with amino-acid sequence MRSCKMVRVASVLGLVMLSIALLILSLISYVSLKKDNIFGAPRAAGPGGPRMYMFHAGFRSQFALKFLDPSFVPITNSLTQELQEKPSKWAFNRTAFAHQRQEILQHVDVIKNFSLTKNSVRIGQLMHYDYSSHKYVFSISNNFRSLLPDVSPILNKHYNICAVVGNSGILTGSQCGQEIDKSDFVFRCNFAPTEAFQKDVGRKTNLTTFNPSILEKYYNNLLTIQDRNNFFLSLKKLDGAILWIPAFFFHTSATVTRTLVDFFVEHRGQLKVQLAWPGNIMQHVNRYWKNKHLSPKRLSTGILMYTLASAICEEIHLYGFWPFGFDPNTREDLPYHYYDKKGTKFTTKWQESHQLPAEFQLLYRMHGEGLAKLTLSHCA; translated from the exons ATGAGGAGCTGCAAGATGGTGCGGGTGGCCAGCGTGCTGGGGCTGGTGATGCTGAGCATCGCGCTGCTCATCCTCTCCCTCATCAGCTACGTCTCCCTCAAGAAGGACAACATCTTCggcgcgccccgcgccgccggcccggggGGGCCACGCATGTACATGTTCCACGCGGGATTCAG GTCCCAGTTCGCGCTGAAGTTCCTGGACCCTTCCTTCGTCCCCATCACGAACTCCCTgacccaggagctgcaggagaagccCTCCAAGTGGGCCTTCAACCGGACCGCGTTCGCTCATCAGAG gcAAGAAATCCTTCAGCATGTCGACGTAATAAAAAATTTTTCTTTGACCAAGAATAGCGTTCGGATTGGACAGCTGATGCATTATGATTATTCCAGCCATAAGTATGTTTTCTCTATCAGCAATAACTTCAGATCGCTGCTTCCCGACGTGTCGCCAATCCTGAACAAGCATTACAACATTTGCGCCGTGGTTGGAAATAGTGGGATCCTGACCGGGAGTCAGTGCGGGCAAGAAATAGAtaaatctgattttgtttttcgTTGCAATTTTGCTCCAACTGAGGCTTTCCAAAAAGATGTCGGAAGGAAAACCAATCTTACGACCTTCAACCCCAGCATCCTGGAAAAGTATTACAACAATCTTTTGACCATTCAGGATCGCAACAACTTCTTTTTAAGTTTGAAAAAGCTTGATGGGGCCATTCTTTGGATCCCCGCTTTTTTCTTCCACACGTCAGCAACGGTCACGAGAACACTGGTTGACTTCTTTGTTGAGCATAGAGGGCAACTAAAGGTCCAGTTGGCTTGGCCAGGAAATATAATGCAGCATGTTAACAG atacTGGAAGAACAAACACTTGTCACCCAAGCGGCTGAGCACAGGTATTCTCATGTATACCCTTGCTTCTGCCATATGTGAAGAGATCCACTTGTACGGATTCTGGCCCTTTGGGTTCGACCCCAACACGAGGGAGGACCTCCCATACCACTACTATGATAAGAAGGGAACAAAGTTCACGACCAAGTGGCAGGAGTCccaccagctgcctgcagagttCCAGCTGCTCTACAGGATGCACGGTGAAGGACTGGCCAAACTCACCTTGTCGCATTGTGCCTAA
- the ST8SIA3 gene encoding sia-alpha-2,3-Gal-beta-1,4-GlcNAc-R:alpha 2,8-sialyltransferase isoform X2, protein MRSCKMVRVASVLGLVMLSIALLILSLISYVSLKKDNIFGAPRAAGPGGPRMYMFHAGFRSQFALKFLDPSFVPITNSLTQELQEKPSKWAFNRTAFAHQRQEILQHVDVIKNFSLTKNSVRIGQLMHYDYSSHKYVFSISNNFRSLLPDVSPILNKHYNICAVVGNSGILTGSQCGQEIDKSDFVFRCNFAPTEAFQKDVGRKTNLTTFNPSILEKYYNNLLTIQDRNNFFLSLKKLDGAILWIPAFFFHTSATVTRTLVDFFVEHRGQLKVQLAWPGNIMQHVNRYWKNKHLSPKRLSTDAL, encoded by the exons ATGAGGAGCTGCAAGATGGTGCGGGTGGCCAGCGTGCTGGGGCTGGTGATGCTGAGCATCGCGCTGCTCATCCTCTCCCTCATCAGCTACGTCTCCCTCAAGAAGGACAACATCTTCggcgcgccccgcgccgccggcccggggGGGCCACGCATGTACATGTTCCACGCGGGATTCAG GTCCCAGTTCGCGCTGAAGTTCCTGGACCCTTCCTTCGTCCCCATCACGAACTCCCTgacccaggagctgcaggagaagccCTCCAAGTGGGCCTTCAACCGGACCGCGTTCGCTCATCAGAG gcAAGAAATCCTTCAGCATGTCGACGTAATAAAAAATTTTTCTTTGACCAAGAATAGCGTTCGGATTGGACAGCTGATGCATTATGATTATTCCAGCCATAAGTATGTTTTCTCTATCAGCAATAACTTCAGATCGCTGCTTCCCGACGTGTCGCCAATCCTGAACAAGCATTACAACATTTGCGCCGTGGTTGGAAATAGTGGGATCCTGACCGGGAGTCAGTGCGGGCAAGAAATAGAtaaatctgattttgtttttcgTTGCAATTTTGCTCCAACTGAGGCTTTCCAAAAAGATGTCGGAAGGAAAACCAATCTTACGACCTTCAACCCCAGCATCCTGGAAAAGTATTACAACAATCTTTTGACCATTCAGGATCGCAACAACTTCTTTTTAAGTTTGAAAAAGCTTGATGGGGCCATTCTTTGGATCCCCGCTTTTTTCTTCCACACGTCAGCAACGGTCACGAGAACACTGGTTGACTTCTTTGTTGAGCATAGAGGGCAACTAAAGGTCCAGTTGGCTTGGCCAGGAAATATAATGCAGCATGTTAACAG atacTGGAAGAACAAACACTTGTCACCCAAGCGGCTGAGCACAG ATGCTCTTTGA